A single genomic interval of Alcaligenes sp. SDU_A2 harbors:
- the argS gene encoding arginine--tRNA ligase: protein MLPEQQSQLIARLQAAVSAILPQAQPTIALERPKVAAHGDVACNIAMQLAKPAGRNPRELAQEIVGTLLADPAATAIISSADIAGPGFINFRLTTATQQAVLHSIAQQGERYGHVAARQEKLMVEFVSANPTGPLHVGHARQAALGDSLCRVFSSQGYDVTREFYYNDAGNQIDNLTISVQARARGIAPDSEQFPADGYKGDYILDIAHDYMAGATVQAADGQSVTASGDLDNADDIRRFAVAYLRREQDLDLQAFGLKFDNFFLESSLYTSGRVDKTVQALVDAGHTYEQDGALWLRTTELDTGDDKDRVMRKSEGGYTYFVPDVAYHVSKWERGFHHAINIQGTDHHGTIARVRAGLQGLGLGIPKDFPAYILHKMVKVVRNGQEVKISKRAGSYVTLRDLIEWVGQDAVRFFLIQRRADSEFVFDIDLALSKSEENPVYYIQYAHARICSVLNQSAELLPQVPQADVAPLTAPSEIALLQRLAEYPTVLAQAARELAPHHIAFWLRDCASDFHTWYNAERVLVDDTALRLARLRLAHACAHVIRNGLGLLGVSAPERM from the coding sequence ATGCTTCCTGAGCAACAGTCCCAGTTAATCGCCCGCCTGCAGGCGGCTGTCAGCGCCATCTTGCCGCAGGCCCAGCCCACCATCGCGCTCGAGCGCCCCAAAGTGGCCGCCCACGGCGATGTGGCCTGCAACATCGCCATGCAACTGGCCAAGCCCGCCGGTCGCAATCCACGCGAACTGGCTCAGGAAATCGTCGGCACCCTGTTGGCCGACCCGGCCGCCACCGCGATCATCTCCAGCGCCGACATCGCCGGGCCAGGCTTTATCAATTTCCGCTTGACCACCGCCACCCAGCAGGCTGTGCTCCATAGCATCGCCCAACAGGGCGAACGCTACGGCCACGTGGCTGCGCGCCAAGAAAAGCTGATGGTGGAATTCGTGTCCGCCAATCCCACCGGGCCGCTGCACGTAGGCCATGCCCGTCAAGCGGCGCTGGGTGACTCGCTATGCCGCGTATTCAGCTCTCAGGGCTACGATGTAACCCGCGAGTTCTACTACAACGATGCCGGCAATCAGATCGACAACCTGACCATCAGCGTGCAGGCACGCGCACGCGGCATCGCCCCCGACTCCGAACAGTTTCCCGCCGACGGCTATAAAGGCGACTACATTCTGGACATCGCCCACGACTACATGGCCGGTGCCACCGTACAGGCGGCCGATGGCCAGTCCGTCACCGCCAGTGGCGACCTGGACAATGCCGACGATATCCGGCGCTTTGCCGTGGCCTACCTGCGCCGCGAACAAGACCTGGACCTGCAGGCTTTCGGCCTGAAGTTCGACAACTTCTTCCTGGAAAGCTCGCTCTACACCTCGGGTCGCGTCGACAAGACCGTGCAGGCGCTGGTCGATGCCGGCCACACCTACGAACAAGACGGCGCGCTGTGGCTGCGCACCACGGAACTGGACACCGGAGACGACAAAGACCGCGTCATGCGCAAGTCCGAAGGCGGCTACACCTACTTCGTACCCGATGTGGCCTACCATGTGTCCAAATGGGAACGGGGATTTCACCACGCCATCAACATCCAGGGCACAGACCACCACGGCACCATCGCACGCGTGCGCGCCGGTTTGCAGGGCCTGGGCCTGGGCATTCCCAAAGACTTCCCGGCCTATATTCTTCACAAAATGGTCAAAGTCGTGCGCAACGGCCAGGAGGTCAAAATCTCCAAGCGGGCCGGCAGCTATGTCACACTGCGCGACCTGATCGAATGGGTAGGCCAGGACGCCGTTCGCTTTTTCCTGATCCAACGCCGCGCCGACTCTGAATTTGTGTTTGATATCGACCTGGCTCTGTCCAAGAGCGAAGAAAACCCGGTCTACTACATTCAGTACGCCCATGCCCGTATCTGCTCGGTATTAAACCAGTCGGCAGAACTGCTGCCTCAAGTGCCGCAGGCCGATGTCGCCCCCCTGACCGCGCCCAGCGAAATCGCGCTGCTGCAGCGTCTGGCCGAATACCCCACGGTACTGGCCCAGGCTGCCCGCGAACTGGCCCCGCATCACATCGCGTTCTGGCTGCGCGACTGCGCCTCGGACTTCCACACCTGGTACAACGCCGAACGCGTGCTGGTGGACGATACCGCCCTGCGCTTGGCGCGACTGCGCTTAGCACACGCCTGCGCACACGTCATTCGCAACGGTCTGGGCCTGCTGGGCGTGTCCGCGCCCGAACGCATGTAA
- a CDS encoding SPOR domain-containing protein, with the protein MARASKKSSGGTYTGILIGLILGLGAAVAVALFVTKVPMPFVDKASRDAPTVALPEGRDLLDPNRDLYGTGSPVTPPPEGTIPGLTLPNLPQAPAGQPKPAAPTPPAPDALGDLIATLPVPGAGQPTTPPAGSATAPGSVKVPAKPVAPPLPPPAAPSKPPGTTTPYYLQAGAFRNSADAEAMKARLLMLGFNASVQSAQVNGGAINRVRMGPFKGIDEMNRARSRLAEEKIDTSVVRP; encoded by the coding sequence ATGGCACGAGCAAGCAAGAAATCCTCCGGCGGCACCTATACCGGCATTCTGATCGGCCTGATTCTGGGCCTGGGAGCCGCCGTCGCCGTGGCCCTGTTCGTCACCAAAGTGCCCATGCCCTTTGTGGACAAGGCCAGTCGCGACGCCCCTACCGTCGCCTTGCCCGAAGGACGTGACCTGCTGGACCCGAACCGCGATCTGTACGGAACCGGATCGCCTGTCACTCCCCCACCAGAGGGCACCATTCCCGGCTTGACGCTGCCGAACCTGCCCCAGGCTCCTGCCGGGCAACCCAAGCCAGCCGCGCCCACTCCACCTGCGCCAGACGCTCTGGGCGATCTTATCGCCACTTTGCCGGTCCCCGGCGCGGGCCAACCAACCACACCGCCTGCCGGGAGCGCAACTGCGCCGGGCAGCGTCAAGGTGCCCGCCAAGCCCGTCGCGCCACCACTGCCCCCGCCCGCAGCGCCCAGCAAACCGCCCGGCACCACGACGCCTTATTATCTGCAGGCTGGAGCCTTTCGAAACAGCGCCGACGCCGAAGCCATGAAAGCCCGCCTGCTGATGCTGGGCTTCAATGCCTCGGTGCAAAGCGCTCAGGTCAATGGCGGCGCTATCAACCGCGTGCGCATGGGCCCATTCAAAGGCATAGACGAAATGAACCGTGCCCGCAGCCGCCTGGCCGAAGAAAAAATCGATACCTCGGTGGTGCGCCCCTGA